From Alcaligenes faecalis, the proteins below share one genomic window:
- a CDS encoding TetR/AcrR family transcriptional regulator — protein MTTDHDPGRRERKRLLMLEQIRQTAAALFEEHGYEAVTMEQIADGADIAKRTLYKHFPSKEAVVAFHVDAQLKQDLTYLQHEVAQCPTFQAQALCILRASADWCTQHPEFLKAYLRHQLLNTGTASKDSDITQTWQALMALAQDSGELNSSLNPEQLAHWFHHLYFGAMLRWLNQPELSLHQEFEAMTRLFLHGATVKGPA, from the coding sequence ATGACTACAGACCACGATCCCGGTCGCCGGGAACGCAAACGCTTGTTGATGCTGGAGCAAATACGCCAGACAGCAGCAGCCCTGTTCGAGGAGCACGGCTACGAGGCCGTCACCATGGAGCAGATTGCGGACGGGGCCGACATTGCCAAGCGCACCTTGTACAAGCACTTCCCCAGCAAAGAGGCGGTGGTGGCGTTTCATGTGGATGCGCAGCTAAAGCAGGATCTGACTTATCTGCAACATGAAGTGGCTCAATGCCCTACGTTCCAGGCGCAGGCTTTGTGCATACTGCGTGCCTCGGCAGACTGGTGCACGCAGCACCCTGAGTTTCTAAAAGCCTATCTACGCCATCAATTGCTGAATACAGGCACAGCCAGCAAGGACAGTGACATCACTCAAACCTGGCAGGCATTGATGGCCTTGGCCCAAGACTCGGGGGAGTTGAACTCCTCGCTAAACCCCGAGCAATTGGCCCATTGGTTTCATCATCTGTATTTCGGAGCCATGCTGCGCTGGCTGAATCAGCCTGAGCTGTCCCTGCATCAGGAATTCGAGGCCATGACCCGGTTGTTCTTGCATGGCGCGACAGTAAAAGGCCCGGCATAA